The Venturia canescens isolate UGA chromosome 4, ASM1945775v1, whole genome shotgun sequence genomic interval CGTTTTCTTCTAGTGGTCTTTacttggttttttttccactgatcGAAACTCGCACACTGTTCTAGATGCGTATGTGGAAATAAAGTTGCTAAATTGACTAAATCTTTGTCGTTGGATTATATCAATTCATATCGTCTCGAAGTTGAAGTGTTCacaaatttacaaaatactgtttattttctttattcatttttatttaattgccACATCGAGTCAATTGATTAGTTAATATTGTTTTcagttctgtttttttttccccgaaaATTCCGTTCAGATTCAAAGCCGAAGAGTGGCTGATGCgaagattttttgttgttaCGATGTTTAAAAGTTCTAAAATAATtagattttgttttgttttgattTCTTTGACATTCATGATAATCTCATGTTTAGAGATGTACAAGAcaagaaaaactttgaaataattcaaccACTGACGTCTTCGCGTGTATTTGATAtatattcaaatatatttatttctatttatcATAAGTCACAAGTTGTAGAATGTAAATTATTAACTTTTCTTCTGATGATACAAAAATTGTTAAAGTCTAAAAAAAGTCTCATTCATTCGCGAGGGGAAAACCGACCTCGCTATACAAACGATGTCGTCACTGAGGTTAGGGTCGTAAAAAGAAATAAGGAATGCGCGTATTATATGAAATATATTCACATCTTTATACAGAGACTGAAATCCCGACCtaaaatgtatatattttacacacgaaaaaatattgaaaacatggaaaaaaaaatataattaaaataaaagtaaTACAAGTTCAAGATCGCATTAAGATCGCTTATAAACACGATATAATTAGCGATTATatgacatatatatatttaccttATGATAACAATAGTATCATTGATTTGTTAAGGCTATTGAATGTTCTTTTGTAAAAACTGTACACATTGaataaatatgagaaaaattttatatattcTTGAACGTGATAAATCAGAGTTATTTTTTGCCAACTTTAGAATATCCTCCTTTGTAAATCATATTTGGAATACTTGATATTCATAATCAGtgatattttcatattatttataataacgACCTAtgttatgaaaatatattcaatatcgttttttgtttttattctacCAGCCAGTCTAAGTATCATTTTTCTAGATTGCAGCACTCCGCGATGAAttagaatgatttttttcattctgttaCTGCGCGGTTAACAAAAATTTAGCACTGATTTGATTTTTGATTCTATGGGGTCGCTACAATTTTTATCACGTCATTTGATTATCTTCTCCGATAATACGgtttaatcatttatttttatcttctaAATCCATCAGAATACGTCACTATGTATACTTGAATTCCATGGCTCGATTCCGAACCTCTTTCAACAGGACTCTAGCTTTTCGCTAATATCAACACTAAATAACTCAAGGAAACGTCTAGTTTCACTTGCTTATTGTCCAGAAATCGGTGAGTGAATGACGTTTCAACTGCGCCAGTACCGGAGTGTTGTTTGGAGGCTCGGGAAATCCTATTGAGGCGGACCGCCCATCATTCCAATCGAAGGCATTCCTTGAATACCGTAAGGTCCTTGGGGAGGTCCTTGACCACCCGCCATCGGCGAGTGCATCTGCATCGCCGGACTTTGTATTTGCTGGGTTGGAGTCACTTGACCTCCAGCTGGAGAAGCTACAACCtgttgagaaaagaaaattcaacatttgttaaaatcttgaaaatccAATTGGAACGACATtccatcaatattttcattttaattacaATTCTTccgctattttttctttctctgtgTATTACCTGTGAAATCACCGGAGGCTCCGATGGTAACGTAAGATTAGCTAATAGATCTCGAACAGCAGGAAACAGCGAACACTCCGATGGATTAGCTCCGTATTCCGCAAATCTTTTGAGCTGTAGTGATGCAGCGGCCGTCGCCGAAGCTGGCCCAGGATCCCGTTTTTCTGCCAACTGCGTCAAATTCGTACTAACGTCGTAAACTAACGGGAGCACCAACGACGGTGGCTCCCCTTGATATGGCACTCCGATTCGCGTTATTTgaagctaaaaaaaaaattctgtcaaaAATTGCCTTGAACGGAAATTTTAATTATCATCATGACAGACATGCAACTAGTAGTAAATCGTGTAACTgttaaacaaaatttcatcattgTCTCCTTGACTGCATCTGTTAAGTATTTAAAGAACGAGTAAAACTGGATAGGCTTAGACGGAAATACTCACGAAGAATAAAATCTTGTTTCGACAAACAAGAACAGCCGCCATTCCCGTCGGGACGATCGGCGTCGCAGACGGCGGTATCCTCAAACACCATTGCACTGACCACTTGAGTTGTTGCTGTTGAACGAGACCGGGAACCAGTTCGAGTTTCATTATTTGTACAAAATCTTTGAGGACGTTGAAAGGAACGTTCAACATTCTTCCGAAGCCAGATAGAGTATTCGGTTTGTACGGCGGAGCCGCCGCTCGAGTATCGAAAAACTTTTCTATAACctgcaaaaaatttttttttcgtagagtTGACACTGAATTAAGAAGCACACTTGGAAtacatttgatttttcatttgatccTTAAAACGTTACAAAACCTATACGCGATCGTAGCATCGTACCTGAAGTTCCTCGAGAGTCCACTGGTCACTGTGTTCGGGAAGTGGTTGAACTTTGATGTGTAGCGATTGCAAATGTTGTGGGTTTAAACCAACGCGACACTGGAGCGTTTCGACTTTGAAATGAACCATCCCAGGCTCCGTACTATTCATAGTCGTAAGCTGTAACGAAAGACATGTTTACTAAAACGTTTCAATGGAAAATGCTAAAGTTATAACTGAGGAAATGGATACTTACGCAATCGTCGGTTTGGATGAAACGCTGTAATTGCCTTCTCATATAAACACAGCCTAAAAATCGTTCAAGCGGAGATAAATCTGGACCCGAAAGTCCCGAGGGATGTGGCGATGGACAACACAATAATTCTAGCGATTCGTGTGTCAGGAGCGTTGGCACCGCACCCGCCCACGATCTTTGGGGCAAAACTCGAGAAATGTGACTTCCCGATCGATGATCGGAAGCTTGAGGACTATGGAGGGCAGCGTGACCTGGACTTTGACCCGGTCTTGCTGGCGATGGCCGGGGAACACTCGGTGAACCTGGCCAGTTCGAGGCTGCCGGGGAAGCCATACTTTGCGACGAAGGAAACGGACTTCCGTCTATGTGACctggagtaaaaaaattttcactgtaTCATTAAATCCTAGTTACGAACATAACCTTATACATGCTGGAAAATTACCATTCATCTCAACAGAGTAAACAACATTGAACagcgatttttcgtaaaaattcccattcgaaaaaatattttgtatattcagcgatgaaaaatttgtcacaTTTTCTTACCCGTTTGCATGAAAGAACTAGCTGGCGAATGTCCTACTTGGACATTGCTACAAGGCCCTGGTGAAGATGTTGGCATTAACCCAGCCGGGCTGGGCACGTGCATCGGATTCAAGGGACTGTTTGCGACGAGTCCTGAGCCCGGTGATGGGTGAGGTAACATATTCGGTGTATTCGGCGGTAAAGAAGGAGGAGAAGCGAGATTGAAAGACGTTGCTGGACTACTCCCGAAACTTTGATGTTGACTGGCCTGTGATATGTTCGCGGTGTGCGGACTTGCAGGTGTATGAGGATTGCTGCCGGATGGTGGAGTTAATGGTGGATGAAACCTTAAACCATCCCGTTGTTGCGCCGGCGATTGTGGCCCACCGCGATGATGACTCATAAAACCAACACCACTGCCGTCACTGTCCATTGTTACGGGTGATGGTGGATTGTCGTCTTCCGATTGTGATCTCCTGCGAAATACTGCGCTCTCATCCACGTATTTCGATAAAAAGGCCTGAAATCCCGAAATTTTTCTAATTCATTTCCTGTACCTTTCTGTACGataagaaaattataaattggTTCCTTGTATTCATAGAtctttcaaaatgaaaatttttgtagTAGAAAGTTCATTATAATTTGAAAAGTATTCACCTTAAGACACTGAGTTGGCGTAAATTCATCGACAACAGTGCTCCGATCGAACCGACTGTAAGCTCCGTCTCGTAAACTCACGAGACCACCGCCGCGCATTCTCAATTCAAGACAGTACATTCCTTGGTACGCTATTCTCACTAGAGTCACACACTGCGGCATGATCGTAAATGTTTGAACCGGGACTTGTGCTCGCTGCAATCAAGAACGAatagaatacaaattttaaagTAGTTTGATTTTGCTGTATTCATTTAagcttttttcaacttctcattaaattcaaattctcaTACTTACAAAATTATGAACACCCAGCTGAAGTATTGTTGGTAATTTACTGATAGAAACGAGTGGCTGGAATGTTTCATTGAGAATGTGAATGAGCTGGGCGAGATTTCTGTGACGATTGAGATGAGCTTCGAGTTGTTCCTTCATCAGTGAGTGAGCGTTAACTGCGGTAGTTGTAGGACCTTGAAGGAAAACAtgacgttcagaaacgacatttGTTAAATCAAGAtcggtacatttttttcttgcaatGTAAGTTTTTGAGagaaactcactttttccaaATGTAAGTTTGAAGGCTTTGTCATTCGTGCTCCACTGAACGGTCACAGTAGCTCCCCGATTTGGCCCATAAGCGAGCACCAATTTGCTGTAACTGTAAGTCTTGATGCTGACCATATTTCGCAAAttgtatttttccattttgaaatattctgCAAGATCTTGAACGATCGAATACAGATGAACGATTTGTGCCCAATCGTTCAGTAGCGAGTCTACGGTTCTGGAAACTGCATCGGCGGTCCCCATCtcgtattgaaaataaacgGGTCTTCGCAAACCTTAGGAATTGGACAAGTTGTATCGGTCAGTTACcaatatttgaaattattctcaatatcatttttttttcttcacgtgCCCAAAAATATTACCCTGTTCTTTCGGATGACTGCTGTTCAAGGGACTGCTGTAAAATACAAATTCAGCCATCCACGTTTTCGCCATGCCTTTACCCTGAACTCTGATCGAAACGCTGAGCAGTCTTTTGAGAAGTGCTTGCCAGGCACTTCCAGAAGCAATGTTGGGTGACGGTGCTGGTAACTGAACGAGCTTGAGAACGAGCGCAGTTGCATTTGCCTCCACCTGGAGACCTTGGTGAGCTATGTCGCGTCTCGTAAGCTGAAATTATGaagcaaacaaattttcatactCGAGCGCAAAGACGTAATAGTGACGGGAATATTTaggaatataaaaattgaattgaatttttttacctcTTGAGCCAGAGTCacaaatggaattcgttcatCGCACAGTGCAACAACATGAGCAAGTTCAGGTATAAAATATGCTGGATGTTTGGGCCTTCGATTTTGCGGTGTTCCGGGTGCATCGGTACGTCCCGTTGCTCCGGTACTTCTACGTTTGTTGCTTCCTTTCTCCACCACGTCTGTAATGCACCCCCCATCTTGATCATTACTCCCTAAAAAATCCATCTGTTAATCCCCGCAAGAACCACCAGAGCGACGTGGCGTGCGCCCAATGTCGCGTGTGAAATTTAGTGCCAGATGTTAAACGATTAGTATATTTTACTGAGggcgaaattttatttttttttaactacaaGAAATAACCTTTTCTTTTAATAATGtgaatttcgagtttttgagaatatttggaaacttcaaaattctttgagatTTAGAATCGAATTTCTCGACAGTATAAATTTCTCGTTATTGCGATAAAAGTCGATCGTtgaatgtttattttattgataaaaatttcgcCCTCAATGATTGGTACAAGGCGAAATATTTGTTAAAGAACGATTAGAAAGATTTAATAAAACGAAATCAAGTGCTGCAGACACGAGAacattgaggaaaaaaatgtgagaataaaattagaaaaagTTATGTACAATAGACTATTTTGACGTTTTATGGCCTTGTTACAGACTTACGCTTTTTGTATAATGGTGCTCCCAACGAGCAACGGagccttttctttttctattattcTTACTGTGTTATAGTATGTTTCTTATTTTactgttatttttattactttaattactattttttccgtgaatattatctttttatacaaattaatcggtatttacaaaatttcataattgccTCAATGTACCAAggcataataaattcaatgaaTCTCCTTTAAAATTAGGCAAATAATCATTTTAACGTTAGTCCACTACTTACCGTTGTCGACACTTGTAAAAGGACCGTGGGTTATGACGAATGTGTCAAACTCGATGAGACTTTGAACTTTTAGATACATCTTTGGTATTTCTGTCTCAATAGTTTCATCATGTGGATCGTCCTCGATCGAACTATGTTTAACCACGGCAAGATAGAACGAGCACTCGATCTCGCACGGTGATGATTCTTTCTCTTTGAAAGCTACGATCTAAGGATCATTTGattgaattaataattttgaaattcaaatgcATTAAGCattaattcaaaaaataaacgatcaaTTGACCAACCAGTATCACTGTGGGATGTCTGTGAAGTTGAACGAACATCCGATGCCTGCTAATCTTCGACATCGGATGGTCAGGGTGATGGAGAACGGGCAATCTCTCGTGCGGTGTCGCTGGCAAGTGCTGCAATGTTTTCTCGCAACGACGTTGCGTTATCCAGAACCTAAACAATGCAAATTCAGAAaacatttgaagaaaacgatcAAACAATTTGGcatttgtcatgatattgcATGGTCATGGATCTACGATGATGTTTCTGTGATTTACCTGAGCTCTGAGATGAGAGTAGGAAGCCGTGAATGATCGCCGTTCAAAGCCACTGTTAATTCTGGAACGAGAGGAGCGTCGTACTGGGGCACATGACATTGCAACATTCCCGTATGCGTGTCGACCGTGACAAGAAGAAGCTCAGCTCGTAAACATGGTTGTAAAATCGGGACCGAGAGTATAGCGGGTGATCCAGCAAGAGAACCTAAGAAACCAAATAATTTTGCAATCGTCTCTTAAACACTtgatttcttcaaaattctggACCATTGAGACTTACATTCGACATCTTTCAACATAGATTGGAGCTCTTGTTTCAATTCCGACAAACGACTCCTTGTGCGAATGTAAATCGTGTGTACGAGCAAACACTCCATCGACAATTGATCCGATCTTATTGCACGATCTGCGATTTCACCCTCCTAAACAAATTGgtaaaaagaataattacgttttaattaaaatcgataaaaatatatttaaaagaaTGTTAAAACAAGAATTATTTTTCTGAGCTACGGATGGAAAATCTCATTATCAATCCTCAATCTTGGTATAAAAGTTGTTCttataagaaaaaattaattttcacttTATTCGCCCTATAACATTACCTTGCTGCCCAAAGACGGGATATGAACTACAGCGAGAGGTCGTGCGGGTTCGTTTTGATCGACCTGAACAGTCAAACGATATCCGAGCTCGGATCGCGGATCTTTACTCGTCAGTTCTCTGAAATGATAATTTAGAATTAAAAATCTCTCCTATTCTCCGGAGCTCGATTTCTTAGGTACCGCACTGAAATGATTCTCACCTCCAATAAGATATGGACAAACATTTCCCGGGTGTATATTCGTCCACGTGGATATGATCGTCGAGACGATCACGAATCAAGCGCAATGTTTGAGAGTATAAAACTTCGAGTTGCAGAGATTGACAAAAGTAGTGAAGAATGTAATAAacctcagacagagaattagAACTCTCTGCGAGTCTCGACTGGACGacctagaaaaaaatattgattcaaAGTATTATCAACGTATACGATCAATCTTTGAAGTGTGCAATCCAGTTCTTAGTCCTCAAACTCTAAACTGGGGTACGTTCACCacgttaattttttcatgcaaTTGCAATTTTACATCATGACATTGATGACAAAAATACCCGATGAAAATACACGatcgaaagaattttcaaaatattacaAAAGGATCAAATAAAACTTgcgatatcacgaaaaatgttaaACTCATAAAAAACTGTTTACTAATTCTTTCCAACATACTTGATGAACGTATCTTGTTTGCAATGGATGAACGAGCGCTTTTCCATCCCCAGTTTCTCTATCGGATACTAAAATTTCCAGTTCCAACAACCGCCATGGTACATTGGGCCCATCACCCATAACCGTGAGAGACACTGAAAATTCTTGTTCTACCAGAAACGTAACGCGTCCggcttcaattttcaaattgcgcaTTTGTGGAAGTAAATTTCCTGTTACTAAGCGATGTTGAATCACTTGATTCAATCTCTGTAGTGTGCTCCGCTTCTCGGACGGAGTTATAGGATCTGGAGGAACTATTCTTTCCtggatgaaaacaaaatgcaTATTGTTGgtcaatttataatttatactcATTGGTTTGGGATTatgctgaattttttgaaagttctTTTACTCTGATACAAGCTGGAAGACGGCCATATGTTCCTGTTGTGAGAACTTCAACCGCAGCTGGAATATGGAAATTCGGGAGCCTGGCATGCACAAGAGTTTCTCTCGCCATTCGTGCCAACATATCCGCAGTATCAACAAACAACAGCGATTGCTTATCCAAAAAAGCCATGATATGctggaaaaatattaaaatttatctTAATCTTTTTCCATTCAGAGACTAATCAGAGCCTTCAACCTAGTACCAAATTATTACGATCCATGAATATTGAGATTTGAGTAAAATTGTATATCCTGTTCATTTGTTCCTTCAAGAAAAACTTTGATAAAACTCCCAAACTGTTACACATTTTAATAGATTAAAGTATACTttgaagggagaaaaaatggagctTACGGCTGATTTGTCCACTTTTGAAGCGCTGTTTGCCCACTTAACAAGAGCCAGTAAACGAACAAAAAGTTGTCGAGTCCTTGCAGAATAAttatatatttcgatttttctttccatatcTGTTTTCCTGGGCAATCTGTggagatgaaaacaaaagaggaagaaatgaAACATGCCTGAAGTGGTTTGTCGATgaaacattaattttttacttacAGTTCAGCTAGGACAGTGAGTTCGTGATAAGTTCTTTGTATTATGAAGTCTATGAGCATCCCCAGGGAAATAGAACCACCACGATTTCCTTCCTGTGGCATATTATTTGCCACAGGGGTTTGATGACCTTCCAAAGGTACCGGAGCCATTTTATTCACTAATTTTTCTCACACTTTGGAAGCTATATCACAATATTTTATAATCCTGTCGTCCTACTAATAATTTTGCTAAAtagcgaaaaaaatttatgagtTATGTGAATGAATGTTTAACGATCGGCTTTTAATTGGCATTTTTTTAGTAGCACCCCAAGAAAAAGGTTAATCTCACACTATTTTTCGCTAGTGAAAGACACAAAAATGACCAATTTTATATCTGTTATCCTGCAACACTGAATCTTTTTGATCATTTTCTACTTGGTTCTTCCTACGAcgattatttaaataaatcacAATCACTGATCTCAAATTGGATAGCATCATTTCTTGCTAGCGAACATTCATCAATCAACTGCTTCGATGACCATCATGATGAAAGTAGTTTATGGATGGCATACCACCCCTTCCAGTCGACATCTCTCCCCTCTGGTGGGGGTTGCTGAAACTAGAAAAAATTCCCAGTTGGTATAGGGTGGGGTGTTCAGACCGCTAAGCAGAGAGCAGAGATGTCGTCAGTCGTCACGGTCGTTTTTGTTGtggggaatgaaaaaggaagtttagaaattattttctttataaagATTAAATGatgctttatttattattagatTGATGAAATCGAAGATTTTCAGAGCTCGTTGATAATACGTGTTTACTGTTAGATGGACTATAGGAAAAAGAGAGCGATCGAATTCGTGACACTCGCACGGTTAGCATGTACGAATACTGCTTACTTCACACAGTCAACACATGTTGTTTTCCCATGAGCACGTGGTGCGTAGAAATAAATGCGCGTCTCAAAGTGATTATTAAAATCGTTGTTTCTCTCGTGCACATGGTTCACCGAAATTgctattattttaataatgaTTCATGAAATTATGGAATTGCGTGACGATGGACTCGAATGTTTATGGAGTGATTTGAGTAATCATCCCGTTTGTCCACAtggtattattattttaatgtattattttaCATCAGAAGGCCCGGAACAATTTTTCACGCGAATACGATCATTTTATTTGTCCCGAGACtataccgagtctcttgatcatgCTAATCCAATGCAATAgcaaagcttttttttctttttgtaatGATCGATTTCAGAAAATATCCGAACTCGTTCAACGAATTCGTATCTATGTTAAAAACGGTTCGTTGagcgttaaaatttgaaaagttattcaaagaattgggaaaaaaatctttgtaaaacacttatcgtaatactcagtggaaaaataaattgaaaaatcatacaaaTATTGACTAGAAATGATACTATGAATTGAACTTATCAATTTTTGCAATTGATTAGCTTTGTGTAttctaattgttttacagGCCCAACTTTGTTATTCGATAAATACAGATCAGGAAtggtgaaaacattttatGCTTGCTCAGCATGTCGAGACCGAAAACTTTGTCCATTTTACGTGGAAGTGCAAAagaatgggaaaaaatttaCAGAAGCACAAAAAAAAGCTTGGGCAGCAGATGCAAAAAAAGCCACACCTGTGTACAACCATAGGAGGCTTTTTCTTCGATTGAACCAAGCAATGGCAGAAATTCCAGAGAAACGAGCTTACTGTCACAATTGCAACAAATTAGTTATGTTTTCCGAGCGGCCTTTGCATTCAGAGCATGAAATGCTTAAAGGACTAACTGacgaggaaatgaaaaatccaaGCAAAATCCTCAAACCACTGTCCAATGCGAAGAAAGAGGCACAGTATCTATTTTCAGACAAAACAACTACCGATCTAGTGAAACTTCTAGAAAAAGCTGGTGCTAAACAAGTTTTGTGCATCGGTGCTCCACGCATTCACGAATACATCACACAGAATTTGGAACACAAAATGTCTAGTCTTTTACTAGACTTTGATGCTCGATTTGTAAGTCATCATTTGTGAATTGTAAATTATGGATTCGTAAACTATGTCAAAATTCATTGACCCCTACACCCAAGGAATTTGTGATTTCTTTGAGACACATTCTTAGCATAGTTGTAGCGCTCCTAATTACTGCCAGGATCAACTTTTTCTGTCTTCAAATTAGAGCTCCCGTTTTCCAGTATGTTGAACAAACTTTTACTTCCCTAAGGTTGTCTTGTTATAATCTTATCAAACagaattgaaatttaaaaaaaaatggtaaaaacgGTTAAGTCACAATGGGACTAGGCTTAGAAATCTTCAAGTGCCTCAAATACATAGGAGAATCCgttctttaaaaaattgatggagCCACTCATTCTCTAAAACgctattacaaaaaaaaaattgatttaatatTTCTCGTTTGTTGCAGCACAACTTTTTCGGCCCTTTGAACTATTGCTGGTACAATCTTTTCAATCATCATTTCTTCACAGAAGAAGGTAGCCAAACGTTCCGAGATTTTATGACACAAAACAATGGCAAAGATACGTTCATAGTTTGCGATCCACCTTTCGGTGCTCGGGTTGAACCGATCTCAGTAACGTTGATAAAAATGGCAGATCGTCACAAATATTGGAATAGGATCGAAGGTACTAAGGCGAacttgaaaataatgtttatttttccatacttTATGGAATCAATAATGCATCAAAAATCAAATCCTCCGGGAATTGAAGGAGGCCTCAAAAATCTCAAGATGTCCGACTACAAAGTCGATTATGAGAATCATCCGTTATTTACAACTGGTTCGAAGGGACGTAAGCATGGCTCACCAGTGCGCATTTTCACTAATATCAACTTAAAAGATTTGGAACTCCCCGTCGAGGACGGTTACAAATTTTGTGCCAAATGCCAAAAATGGGTTTCTCCCGAGAACAAACATTGCAAAAAATGCAACAGTTGTACTTCCAAGGACGGCAGACGTTACAAACATTGTGACATTTGTAAAAGGTGCGTCAAACCCACTTGGGTACATTGCAATGATTGCAAAAGATGCATTATTGAGAAACATCGTTGTGACGAGAAGCCAAAAATTACAGGCCGATGTTTCGAGTGTGGTGGACTGAATCACACCAGCAAAGATTGCGACAAACTCAAGGAGAAGTCATCTACAACGGAAACGAGTGAAACGAATCAGAATGAATTCGATGAAGGTGGACAAGTtacgaaaatacgaaaaaacgaGACCGACGAGGATggcaaagcagcaaaaaatcaaaacgactCCTCATTGGATAACGGGATTgttgtaaaaaaacgaaaaagtcaGTTTGGCGAGagtaaaataagaaaaaaagtaagaaaagaTGTTGTAACCGAGGATGgtgaattgacaaaaaaacgaCACAATATTGCTTCGGAAAATggcaaaatgataaaaaaacgaaaaattaagcCTGTTGATAATGGAAAAGtatcaaaaaaccaaaaaaccaGGAGTGTAAAAAAAGGAGCAAAACGACGAAACATCAAATTCGACGAAACTCCAAAAATAGGGAAAACCGAAACAAAGTCAGCCGAAAAAGCCGTTGGAATGTTAGAAAAACAGAAGGAACTGAAGAAACCTGAACTCTCGAAAACTAAAGCAGCGCCATCGAAAGTTgtaaaatccgaaaaaaaatcaaacctcaaaaatgaaaaaaaatttcccttGAAATCGATGAAAGGAAATATCTCGCTCGAAGAGGTAAACAAAATTTCCGAACCAAAGAGCAGCATCATcccgaaaaaaacgaaagaaaagaaaaatctgaaGAAAGTGACGAGGAAGCAAACAGGAAACGGGACGTGAGCGATGGAAAAAGATTTTCATCTACATTTGGactgtgtaaaaaaatatttttatcacgagaataaaaatgttggagaAATGTTTGAAGTCGCTTTGAGCCAAAAGATACGAAGGAAAAGATGCATTTCCCGCGGAATATATTACTATATTTGCATAATCCTTAGAGTGCCTTATTGTGAGAAATCCGTACAGGACTTGAACAGAATAAATGTAGAAGAATCGCCACTTGGCCACCGTATAAAAACGTTATCGTTTCTTCCCTTCTACAGCAGTCTAGTTTTACTCTTCAAAGTGTGTAGATCGAATCGTCTGTTCGCTCTTTTGAACTTGCCAACAATAACAAATCATTTCTTAAATTccgtttcgaaaaaattcaactgtcatttttgaaaaaaaaaaacttcattttATAACAGTTGattgaaatgttgaaaaacatcATCATTTTCGAGGCCTTGATTTGCCTGAGTTTTGGCTGCCTTATTACGAATTGTCCACGCGGTGGGAAGCGAAGTGACAATTCCCTATCCCTCGAGAACGTCGTAAGAGACGTGAGTTCATTCAGTCGAAcaattttccatcgaaattTCCTCAACGTGTTTTTTCCTTCTGCTACGTTTTTGTTTCAACGACTTCGGGATAATCAACATTTTGTACAGTGTCCAGCTTGTGGACCAGGTCATCAGGGTCAATGCTTCGGTCCCAATATTTGTTGCGGTCCAAATATCGGTTGCTTCATCAGTACTCCCGAAAGTCATAAATGTAGAAAAGAGAGCCTCTACTCACGACCTTGCGTC includes:
- the MED14 gene encoding mediator of RNA polymerase II transcription subunit 14 isoform X1, with the translated sequence MAPVPLEGHQTPVANNMPQEGNRGGSISLGMLIDFIIQRTYHELTVLAELLPRKTDMERKIEIYNYSARTRQLFVRLLALVKWANSASKVDKSAHIMAFLDKQSLLFVDTADMLARMARETLVHARLPNFHIPAAVEVLTTGTYGRLPACIRERIVPPDPITPSEKRSTLQRLNQVIQHRLVTGNLLPQMRNLKIEAGRVTFLVEQEFSVSLTVMGDGPNVPWRLLELEILVSDRETGDGKALVHPLQTRYVHQVVQSRLAESSNSLSEVYYILHYFCQSLQLEVLYSQTLRLIRDRLDDHIHVDEYTPGKCLSISYWRELTSKDPRSELGYRLTVQVDQNEPARPLAVVHIPSLGSKEGEIADRAIRSDQLSMECLLVHTIYIRTRSRLSELKQELQSMLKDVECSLAGSPAILSVPILQPCLRAELLLVTVDTHTGMLQCHVPQYDAPLVPELTVALNGDHSRLPTLISELRFWITQRRCEKTLQHLPATPHERLPVLHHPDHPMSKISRHRMFVQLHRHPTVILIVAFKEKESSPCEIECSFYLAVVKHSSIEDDPHDETIETEIPKMYLKVQSLIEFDTFVITHGPFTSVDNGSNDQDGGCITDVVEKGSNKRRSTGATGRTDAPGTPQNRRPKHPAYFIPELAHVVALCDERIPFVTLAQELTRRDIAHQGLQVEANATALVLKLVQLPAPSPNIASGSAWQALLKRLLSVSIRVQGKGMAKTWMAEFVFYSSPLNSSHPKEQGLRRPVYFQYEMGTADAVSRTVDSLLNDWAQIVHLYSIVQDLAEYFKMEKYNLRNMVSIKTYSYSKLVLAYGPNRGATVTVQWSTNDKAFKLTFGKSPTTTAVNAHSLMKEQLEAHLNRHRNLAQLIHILNETFQPLVSISKLPTILQLGVHNFRAQVPVQTFTIMPQCVTLVRIAYQGMYCLELRMRGGGLVSLRDGAYSRFDRSTVVDEFTPTQCLKAFLSKYVDESAVFRRRSQSEDDNPPSPVTMDSDGSGVGFMSHHRGGPQSPAQQRDGLRFHPPLTPPSGSNPHTPASPHTANISQASQHQSFGSSPATSFNLASPPSLPPNTPNMLPHPSPGSGLVANSPLNPMHVPSPAGLMPTSSPGPCSNVQVGHSPASSFMQTGHIDGSPFPSSQSMASPAASNWPGSPSVPRPSPARPGQSPGHAALHSPQASDHRSGSHISRVLPQRSWAGAVPTLLTHESLELLCCPSPHPSGLSGPDLSPLERFLGCVYMRRQLQRFIQTDDCLTTMNSTEPGMVHFKVETLQCRVGLNPQHLQSLHIKVQPLPEHSDQWTLEELQVIEKFFDTRAAAPPYKPNTLSGFGRMLNVPFNVLKDFVQIMKLELVPGLVQQQQLKWSVQWCLRIPPSATPIVPTGMAAVLVCRNKILFFLQITRIGVPYQGEPPSLVLPLVYDVSTNLTQLAEKRDPGPASATAAASLQLKRFAEYGANPSECSLFPAVRDLLANLTLPSEPPVISQVVASPAGGQVTPTQQIQSPAMQMHSPMAGGQGPPQGPYGIQGMPSIGMMGGPPQ